The proteins below come from a single Stomoxys calcitrans chromosome 1, idStoCalc2.1, whole genome shotgun sequence genomic window:
- the LOC106086471 gene encoding protein spitz gives MELKFLCSLCLMVMSVMASLSLACTSRSTPKPRPTTPPASTEMTTTLRPNVTFPILNCPPPYAAWYCLNEATCFKVEIHNQVLYNCECANGFMGPRCEYKEIDGSYLPTRQRAMLETAGIASGATLALICMLVLCFSLYICCEKEEKQKLNESLNMAHDNGGMDEVDGITKIPEMRPFGPHHYQVLPLSSAFKR, from the coding sequence atggagttaaaatttttatgttctTTATGTTTAATGGTAATGTCAGTAATGGCCTCCTTGAGTTTGGCATGCACAAGTCGCAGCACGCCTAAACCTAGACCTACAACGCCACCAGCGTCCACGGAAATGACTACAACCCTGCGGCCCAATGTGACATTTCCCATATTGAATTGCCCGCCGCCGTATGCGGCCTGGTATTGCCTTAACGAAGCCACCTGTTTCAAAGTGGAAATTCACAATCAAGTTCTATACAATTGTGAGTGTGCCAATGGTTTTATGGGACCTCGTTGCGAATACAAAGAAATTGATGGCAGCTATTTGCCAACGAGACAACGTGCCATGCTCGAAACAGCCGGCATTGCTAGTGGTGCAACATTAGCCTTGATATGTATGCTTGTGCTATGCTTCTCCCTTTACATATGCTGCGAGAAGGAGGAGAAACAAAAACTGAACGAAAGTTTGAACATGGCTCACGACAATGGCGGCATGGATGAGGTTGATGGTATAACCAAAATTCCTGAGATGAGACCATTTGGGCCTCATCACTATCAAGTTTTACCCTTGTCATCAGCATTTAAacgttaa